One region of Culex pipiens pallens isolate TS chromosome 2, TS_CPP_V2, whole genome shotgun sequence genomic DNA includes:
- the LOC120422901 gene encoding GTP-binding protein 10 homolog, whose translation MVLIQNTLLGSARKKIRTYLKGKFLDTLRLSLRGGHGGNGLPKYGGVGGQGGAVYFQAKEGTTLKDVLHKYPGKRVLAGNGEESSKVRILGRRGGDRAVEVPVGIRVLEEGGELVAELDEEGKTCLAAGGGSGGCSGNSFLGKPGQTRMVTLDLKLIADVGLVGFPNAGKSTLVKALSNATPKIASYPFTTIRPQIGTIEYDDYRQVTIADLPGLIEGAHANFGMGHKFLKHVERTRLLLIIVDIFGFQLSQSHRKRNCLENIYALNRELELYDKTLLEKPCVLLVNKMDKEGAIDEICKYDKYFGDLQDGLKHCPEELVPRQLINLERVIPISAKSVTEIDKVKRAIREVLDEKAEEKLREQEAAKTVDDDSETRRDQQLRGKLREQGPRIG comes from the exons ATGGTGCTGATACAAAACACTCTTCTTGGTTCTGCTCGCAAG AAAATCCGCACCTACCTCAAGGGAAAATTCCTGGACACACTACGTCTGTCGCTGCGCGGCGGCCACGGTGGCAATGGACTGCCCAAGTACGGCGGAGTTGGCGGCCAGGGTGGGGCCGTTTACTTTCAGGCCAAGGAGGGTACTACGCTGAAGGACGTCCTGCACAAATATCCCGGCAAGCGGGTGCTGGCCGGGAACGGCGAGGAAAGCAGCAAGGTTCGCATTCTGGGCCGCCGAGGGGGGGACCGGGCGGTTGAGGTTCCGGTGGGGATTCGGGTGCTTGAGGAGGGTGGGGAGCTGGTGGCGGAACTGGACGAGGAGGGCAAGACTTGTCTGGCTGCTGGGGGTGGGAGCGGTGGATGTTCGGGGAATTCCTTCCTTGGCAAGCCGGGTCAGACGCGGATGGTGACGTTGGACTTGAAGTTGATCGCGGATGTTGGGCTGGTCGGGTTCCCGAATGCGGGGAAGAGCACCCTGGTGAAGGCACTGTCCAACGCGACGCCCAAAATAGCTTCTTATCCTT TCACTACAATTCGACCTCAAATTGGAACGATAGAGTACGACGACTACCGGCAGGTCACGATCGCCGATTTGCCCGGGTTGATTGAGGGCGCGCACGCCAATTTCGGAATGGGTCACAAATTTCTGAAGCACGTGGAGCGAACGCGACTACTGCTTATCATCGTGGACATTTTCGGCTTCCAGCTGAGCCAAAGCCACCGCAAGCGAAACTGTCTGGAGAATATCTACGCGCTGAATCGAGAGCTGGAGCTGTACGACAAAACGCTGCTGGAAAAGCCGTGCGTTCTGTTGGTGAACAAAATGGACAAGGAGGGAGCGATCGACGAGATCTGTAAATACGATAAATACTTTGGAGATCTTCAAG ATGGTCTCAAACACTGTCCGGAGGAGCTGGTCCCGAGGCAGCTGATCAACCTGGAGCGAGTCATTCCGATATCGGCCAAAAGTGTCACCGAGATCGATAAGGTTAAGCGGGCGATTCGCGAAGTGCTGGACGAGAAGGCCGAGGAGAAGCTGCGTGAGCAGGAGGCAGCGAAAACTGTTGACGACGATTCCGAGACCAGACGGGACCAGCAGCTGCGGGGGAAACTGCGCGAGCAAGGTCCGAGGATAGGCTGA
- the LOC120422909 gene encoding zinc finger protein 3 homolog, whose protein sequence is MSSDEEQQVEEVSPSRKRARTSRGTDDSSGPSPSKKPDDSELDGIHYACSVCDQVFLHKANYLRHTQRHEPPGGFLCSICVQPFTTDWDRNKHKRDEHSVFRCRLCKEEFPVEDDYNEHIQEQHAGRDREYDICPTCGQQFRTASQLKVHIESNCGTDKKHECEECHQRYLTLASLNAHMIKHAGIKSHLCNFCGASFLNKGQLKVHVRMHTGERPYKCNQCDKAFAHRESLITHSTTHSGIKPYYCSYCQSRFSCIGNLLKHRRARADTCGLPQYCQTNKIAARPNIKTMPNLTDRPVYTQKVVQRSSPVKSRSKPKPSEIVVSVEVVPPKKRPSKQVARPALPPPPPSTVQSDDEDDRTKDFEDEYYERKPNVAKLKVAPAAAGSKYRRLVDLKVEPGDSDEAGECSVVKVEKHAASSGDDEHVEFFEVKIEQENDELIETIEEETLEEYEEVLSEKVVTLDSKGRAVVDSDDDFNDATNEDYLEEATDEFQPPKQQDQYHDGDVVIKRKFTTKPPVVTQPKRRGRPKRPPAPKFQNVNPEHVIVINLEEKQKVIDEQRAIYDANIIEVTVGCLQCGICPAQYCSPFLAARHLERDHGIMMHELGETLRYDRVFTRERKYQCRFCNRLYVNEKALEKHILLHGPNGTAVHKCPICTSWFESEEEALNHSRIEHREKLECPVCFKFFSNQERMIKHRKQIHEQTRVKQDHVCPKCGKNFSSRGAVSDHERSNCGQNPIYPCEICGKRYNTASSLKNHYSLHSDELPFSCQYCGKCYRTRGQVKVHERTHTGEKPYACDFCPKRFGHRETLHTHRSLHTGIKRYMCSGCGMRFTCISNLQAHRRSHKTTCGMIPTYSKVRGPDGVHELPEGYELPYPLNDQET, encoded by the exons ATGAGTTCCGACGAGGAGCAGCAAGTGGAAGAGGTGTCCCCGTCACGGAAGCGGGCCCGCACGTCCAGAGGGACGGACGATTCGTCGGGGCCGTCCCCGTCGAAGAAGCCGGACGATTCGGAACTGGACGGAATCCATTATGCGTGCAGC GTTTGCGACCAGGTGTTCCTGCACAAGGCCAACTACCTGCGGCACACGCAACGGCACGAACCGCCGGGTGGATTCCTGTGCTCGATCTGCGTCCAGCCGTTCACCACCGACTGGGACCGGAACAAGCACAAGCGGGACGAGCACAGCGTCTTCCGGTGCCGACTGTGCAAGGAGGAGTTCCCGGTGGAGGACGATTACAACGAGCACATTCAGGAGCAGCATGCCGGGCGGGACCGGGAGTACGACATCTGTCCGACCTGCGGGCAGCAGTTCCGGACGGCATCGCAGCTCAA GGTCCACATCGAGTCCAACTGCGGCACGGACAAGAAGCACGAGTGCGAGGAGTGCCACCAGCGCTACTTGACGCTGGCCTCGCTGAACGCGCACATGATCAAGCACGCCGGCATCAAGAGCCACCTGTGCAACTTTTGCGGCGCCAGCTTCCTGAACAAGGGCCAGCTCAAGGTGCACGTCCGGATGCACACGGGCGAGCGGCCGTACAAGTGTAAT cAATGCGATAAGGCCTTTGCCCATCGGGAAAGTTTGATCACCCATTCGACGACCCACTCCGGGATTAAGCCGTACTACTGCAGCTACTGCCAGAGTCGGTTCTCGTGCATTG GAAATTTGCTAAAACATCGTCGAGCTCGCGCAGACACGTGTGGATTGCCGCAGTACTGCCAAACTAATAAGATCGCCGCCAGACCGAACATCAAGA CAATGCCCAACCTCACCGATCGCCCAGTCTACACCCAGAAGGTTGTACAGCGCTCGAGTCCGGTAAAGTCGCGCAGCAAACCGAAGCCGAGCGAAATAGTCGTCTCCGTCGAGGTGGTTCCGCCGAAGAAGCGCCCCAGCAAACAGGTGGCCCGCCCTGCGTTGCCACCGCCGCCACCCTCGACCGTCCAATCGGACGACGAAGACGACCGTACGAAGGACTTTGAGGACGAATACTACGAGCGAAAGCCGAACGTGGCCAAGCTTAAGGTCGCTCCGGCCGCCGCCGGGTCCAAGTATCGGCGGTTGGTCGATCTGAAGGTCGAACCGGGCGATTCAGACGAGGCTGGCGAGTGTAGCGTCGTGAAGGTCGAGAAGCATGCCGCCAGCAGTGGAGACGATGAGCACGTCGAGTTCTTCGAGGTGAAAATCGAGCAGGAGAACGACGAGCTGATTGAAACCATCGAGGAGGAAACGCTCGAGGAGTACGAGGAGGTCCTGTCGGAGAAGGTGGTCACGCTGGACAGCAAGGGACGCGCCGTCGTGGACAGCGATGACGACTTCAACGACGCCACCAACGAGGACTACCTTGAAGAGGCGACGGACGAATTCCAACCGCCAAAGCAGCAGGATCAGTATCATGATGGCGATGTCGTGATTAAGCGGAAATTTACCACGAAGCCACCGGTGGTGACGCAGCCAAAGCGACGCGGACGGCCCAAGCGACCGCCAGCGCCAAAGTTCCAGAACGTCAACCCGGAGCATGT GATCGTGATCAACTTGGAGGAGAAGCAGAAGGTCATCGACGAGCAGCGGGCCATTTACGACGCAAACATTATCGAGGTCACCGTCGGCTGTCTGCAGTGCGGCATCTGTCCGGCGCAGTACTGTTCACCGTTTCTGGCGGCCCGTCATCTGGAGCGCGACCACGGCATTATGATGCACGAGCTGGGAGAAACGCTCCGCTACGATCGCGTGTTCACGCGCGAGCGCAAATATCAGTGCCGCTTCTGCAACCGTCTGTACGTGAACGAAAAAGCGCTCGAGAAGCACATCCTGCTGCACGGACCAAACGGCACGGCCGTGCACAAGTGCCCAATCTGTACGAGCTGGTTCGAATCGGAGGAAGAAGCGCTCAATCACTCCCGGATCGAGCATCGCGAGAAGCTCGAATGTCCGGTGTGTTTCAAGTTCTTCAGCAATCAAGAACGCATGATCAAACATCGCAAGCAGATCCACGAACAGACCCGCGTCAAGCAGGACCACGTCTGCCCCAAGTGTGGCAAAAACTTTTCCTCCCGCGGGGCCGTGTCCGATCACGAGCGTTCCAACTGTGGCCAGAACCCGATCTACCCGTGCGAAATCTGCGGCAAGCGCTACAACACGGCGTCCTCCCTCAAGAACCACTACAGTCTTCACTCGGACGAACTGCCCTTCTCCTGTCAGTACTGTGGCAAGTGCTACCGCACCCGGGGCCAGGTCAAGGTTCACGAGCGCACCCACACCGGTGAGAAGCCATACGCGTGCGATTTCTGTCCGAAAAGGTTTGGCCATCGCGAGACGCTTCACACCCATCGGTCGCTGCACACCGGCATCAAGCGGTACATGTGCTCCGGCTGTGGAATGCGCTTTACTTGCATCTCGAATCTGCAGGCCCATCGGCGGTCGCACAAAACCACCTGCGGCATGATTCCGACGTACTCGAAGGTGCGCGGACCGGACGGAGTGCACGAGCTGCCCGAGGGGTATGAGTTGCCGTACCCGCTGAATGATCAAGAAACGTAA